A section of the Neorhizobium galegae bv. orientalis str. HAMBI 540 genome encodes:
- a CDS encoding nuclear transport factor 2 family protein — MTEPSIEAVLAELAAREPIFHRREYGTSREALEAMTDEAFWEIGASGRVYRRDFVIANLLERYREPEPHDWPCRDFTVSRLADDLYHLSYVLEEPDRLSRRSTFWRSTATGWKIVFHQGTVIA, encoded by the coding sequence ATGACCGAACCTTCGATCGAGGCCGTCCTCGCGGAATTGGCGGCCCGCGAGCCGATCTTTCACCGACGCGAATACGGCACCAGCCGGGAAGCTCTCGAAGCCATGACCGACGAGGCCTTTTGGGAAATCGGCGCCAGCGGCCGGGTCTACCGGCGCGACTTCGTGATCGCCAACCTTCTCGAACGATACCGCGAGCCGGAGCCTCACGATTGGCCCTGCCGGGATTTCACCGTCAGCCGCCTCGCCGACGACCTCTACCATCTGTCGTATGTCCTGGAGGAACCCGACCGCCTCAGCCGGCGCTCCACGTTCTGGAGGAGCACGGCGACGGGCTGGAAGATCGTCTTTCACCAGGGAACGGTGATTGCTTGA
- a CDS encoding glutathione S-transferase family protein has protein sequence MRPVLYSHPFSSYCQKVLTALYENGTDFDTRMLGPEDPSAYQDLCSMWPVKRFPILIDGEKRVFESSIVIEYLDQHYPGPVKLIPDDADTALDVRMMDRFFDNYVSIPQQKVVFNAIRPEENRDPYGVQEARDMLDAAYGWLDQRMADREWAAGGAFSLADCAAAPALFYADWTHRIGEQFAHVRAYRNRLLARPSFARAVDEARPYRPFFPLGAPDRD, from the coding sequence ATGCGTCCGGTTCTGTACTCACATCCGTTCTCGTCCTACTGCCAGAAGGTGCTGACCGCGCTCTATGAGAACGGCACCGACTTCGACACCCGCATGCTCGGGCCGGAGGATCCTTCGGCTTACCAGGATCTCTGCAGCATGTGGCCGGTTAAGCGTTTTCCAATCCTGATCGACGGCGAGAAACGGGTCTTCGAATCGTCGATCGTCATCGAATATCTCGACCAGCATTATCCAGGCCCGGTAAAACTGATCCCGGACGACGCGGACACGGCGCTCGACGTGCGGATGATGGACCGCTTTTTCGACAACTACGTCTCCATCCCGCAGCAGAAGGTCGTCTTCAACGCCATCCGCCCGGAAGAGAACCGCGATCCCTATGGCGTGCAGGAAGCCCGCGACATGCTGGATGCCGCCTATGGCTGGCTCGACCAGCGCATGGCGGACCGGGAATGGGCGGCGGGAGGGGCGTTCAGCCTCGCCGACTGTGCCGCGGCGCCCGCACTCTTTTATGCGGACTGGACGCACCGGATTGGCGAGCAGTTCGCCCATGTGCGGGCCTATCGCAACCGGCTGCTCGCCCGACCGTCTTTTGCGCGCGCGGTGGACGAGGCGCGGCCCTATCGACCGTTCTTCCCGCTCGGTGCGCCGGATCGGGACTAA
- a CDS encoding type II toxin-antitoxin system RelE/ParE family toxin — protein sequence MRYRVVFDQAADADLAELYDYIAPKAGRAIARRYINELVGHCAAFETFPARGTRHDEFGAGIRVVGFKRKASIVFRIDADLVTIMRILHRGKSLGGGHDIEDDEF from the coding sequence ATGAGATACCGGGTCGTTTTCGATCAGGCAGCGGATGCCGACCTTGCCGAACTCTATGACTACATCGCTCCGAAAGCCGGCCGTGCCATTGCCCGGCGCTATATCAACGAGCTCGTCGGCCACTGCGCGGCCTTTGAAACCTTCCCCGCCCGCGGCACGAGACATGACGAATTCGGCGCCGGCATCCGCGTCGTCGGCTTTAAACGGAAAGCCAGCATCGTCTTTCGCATTGATGCCGACCTCGTGACGATCATGCGCATTCTACATCGGGGCAAAAGCCTCGGCGGCGGGCACGACATCGAGGACGACGAATTCTAA
- a CDS encoding gamma-glutamylcyclotransferase, with product MPKPSTLSLTQDLVDLCFREEVDPGQPATWEPLTDDDFVEIADRLAAEIGEDPLWVFAYGSLIWKPGFDSIACQRAAAFGWHRSFSLRIERGRGSPAQPGLMMMLSRGGRCDGVIYRVADDDKRVQIEKALRREVSHRDSLTSFRWLPVRTQAGETVRALTFWVGGTSKRIVRPLLPLDEVAKVLARACGHRGSCAEYLYNTVVHLAEFGIHDRNLWRLQEMVAKEIRGMHVREKVDVEDVGVEA from the coding sequence ATGCCGAAACCATCCACATTGTCGCTGACGCAGGACCTGGTCGACCTTTGCTTTCGCGAGGAGGTCGATCCCGGGCAGCCGGCCACGTGGGAGCCGCTGACCGACGACGATTTCGTCGAGATCGCCGATCGGCTGGCGGCGGAAATCGGCGAGGATCCGCTCTGGGTGTTCGCCTATGGCTCGCTGATCTGGAAGCCGGGCTTCGATAGCATCGCCTGCCAGCGGGCCGCTGCATTCGGCTGGCACCGTTCCTTTTCGCTCCGAATCGAGCGCGGTCGCGGCTCGCCGGCACAGCCGGGGCTGATGATGATGTTGTCGCGCGGCGGCCGCTGCGACGGGGTTATCTATCGGGTGGCCGACGACGACAAGCGCGTCCAGATCGAAAAAGCGCTGCGCCGCGAGGTCAGCCATCGCGACAGCCTCACCTCGTTCCGCTGGCTGCCGGTCCGCACCCAGGCCGGCGAGACCGTGCGGGCGCTGACCTTCTGGGTCGGCGGCACCAGCAAGCGCATCGTCCGTCCGCTGCTGCCGCTCGACGAGGTCGCGAAGGTTCTGGCCCGCGCCTGCGGGCATCGCGGCTCGTGTGCCGAATATCTCTACAATACCGTCGTGCATCTCGCCGAATTCGGCATCCACGACCGCAATCTCTGGCGGCTGCAGGAGATGGTGGCGAAAGAGATCCGGGGGATGCATGTGCGGGAGAAGGTTGACGTAGAGGACGTCGGCGTGGAAGCCTGA
- a CDS encoding LysR family transcriptional regulator, whose translation MDNRAGEMEVFALAAELKSFSAAGRKLKLSPSAVSKLVTRLEDRLGTRLVVRSTRMLQLTPEGETYLARAQRILAEIADTEEMVSGGGRTLPRGPLSINASVGFGERYILPLTWEFQQLFPDIQLDITLTDDIVDLIRERVDIAIRHGPMRNSSLMARKLGESRQVVIASPGYLERHGVPKTPAELIHHNCINFNFRRAVEGWPFRDPKTGSRELLPVSGNLKASSGSIIRQFCLDHLGIGRVGRFHVEPDIEAGRLVPVLEDFNPEDLEEIHAVYAGHEHLALRIRTYIDFIAARL comes from the coding sequence ATGGACAACCGCGCCGGTGAAATGGAAGTCTTTGCGCTCGCAGCCGAGCTCAAGAGCTTTTCAGCTGCGGGGCGAAAACTGAAGCTCTCCCCGTCCGCCGTCAGCAAACTCGTCACCCGCCTGGAGGATCGGCTCGGCACCCGCCTCGTGGTCCGGTCCACCCGCATGCTGCAGCTGACGCCGGAGGGGGAGACCTATCTGGCGCGGGCACAGCGCATCCTGGCCGAGATCGCCGATACGGAGGAAATGGTCTCCGGCGGCGGGCGGACGCTGCCGCGCGGGCCGCTGTCGATCAATGCTTCGGTCGGCTTCGGCGAGCGCTACATCTTGCCGCTGACCTGGGAGTTCCAGCAGCTTTTCCCCGACATTCAGCTCGATATCACCCTGACCGACGATATCGTCGATCTCATTCGTGAGCGCGTCGATATCGCCATCCGCCACGGGCCGATGCGCAATTCGTCGCTGATGGCGCGAAAGCTCGGCGAGAGCCGTCAGGTGGTGATCGCTTCGCCCGGCTATCTGGAGCGCCACGGCGTGCCGAAGACGCCGGCCGAGCTTATCCATCACAACTGCATCAATTTTAATTTCCGGCGGGCGGTGGAAGGCTGGCCTTTTCGTGATCCGAAAACCGGCAGCCGGGAGCTGTTGCCGGTTTCCGGAAACCTGAAGGCGAGCAGCGGCTCGATCATCCGGCAGTTCTGCCTGGATCACCTTGGCATCGGCCGGGTCGGGCGTTTCCATGTGGAACCGGATATCGAGGCCGGCCGGCTCGTGCCGGTTCTGGAGGATTTCAATCCGGAGGACCTCGAGGAAATCCATGCCGTTTATGCCGGCCACGAGCACCTCGCGCTGCGCATTCGCACCTACATCGACTTTATCGCGGCACGACTTTAA
- a CDS encoding sulfite exporter TauE/SafE family protein — protein sequence MSLDFLTSEFLIFVAIGFFAQIIDGALGMAFGVLTTTSLLAVGVAPAAASAMTHVTECFTTAASGASHLYNRNVDWRLVARLAPAGMVGGTIGAFVLSNIDGKAIEPFVSVYLIVVGLFILYKAFQPKFPRDVRDWIVPFVGGAGGLLDAMGGGGWGPIVTSSLLGRGHDPKKVIGSTNLTEFAVTTVISATFIVALGWSELSSALGLILGGILAAPIGAFIVRHLPVKPLMIAVSVIIIGTAAVRLV from the coding sequence ATGTCATTGGACTTCCTGACGTCTGAATTCCTGATCTTCGTCGCCATCGGCTTTTTTGCACAGATCATCGACGGGGCGCTCGGCATGGCCTTCGGGGTCCTGACGACGACCAGCCTGCTTGCCGTCGGCGTTGCGCCCGCCGCTGCAAGCGCCATGACCCACGTGACGGAATGTTTCACCACCGCCGCCTCGGGCGCTTCGCATCTCTATAACCGCAATGTCGATTGGCGGCTGGTGGCAAGGCTTGCACCGGCCGGCATGGTCGGCGGGACGATCGGCGCCTTTGTTCTGTCGAATATCGACGGCAAGGCGATCGAACCCTTCGTCTCGGTCTACCTGATCGTCGTCGGCCTTTTCATCCTCTACAAGGCCTTTCAACCGAAATTTCCGCGCGACGTGCGCGACTGGATCGTGCCCTTTGTGGGCGGCGCCGGCGGACTGCTCGATGCGATGGGCGGCGGCGGATGGGGGCCGATCGTCACCAGTTCGCTGCTCGGCCGCGGTCACGACCCGAAAAAGGTGATCGGCTCCACCAACCTCACCGAATTCGCCGTCACCACGGTGATTTCCGCGACCTTCATCGTGGCGCTCGGCTGGTCGGAACTCTCCTCCGCCCTCGGCCTCATCCTCGGCGGCATCCTGGCCGCCCCGATTGGCGCCTTCATCGTCCGGCACCTGCCGGTCAAACCCCTGATGATCGCCGTCTCGGTGATCATCATCGGCACGGCCGCGGTCCGGCTTGTGTGA
- a CDS encoding alpha/beta fold hydrolase gives MTTEAPRERMRVKHKWLDLNGIKVFYREAGRVGAPVLLLPHGYPCSSYEFRELMLRLADRWHLVAPDFPGSGYTDTPSGFAYDFDGFTGFLDDFTQALGLDRFALYLHDFGSQIGLRLAIRRPEKIAALIIQNGDIYEDALGPKYAGLQEFWRNPTEEGRRKIAGAVNEEGFREEFLNEVRPEIAERISPDLWKLHWALMDEQRRQIAVDVIAGLRENVAWFPRYQQYLRDRQPPTLIVWGPQDGYMPEKSARAFLRDLPRAELHLLDGGHWLLETNLDEVAPLIRDFLGRVHSG, from the coding sequence ATGACCACCGAAGCCCCCCGGGAGAGGATGCGGGTGAAACACAAGTGGCTCGACCTCAACGGCATCAAGGTGTTTTACCGGGAGGCGGGCAGGGTCGGTGCGCCCGTGCTTCTGCTGCCGCACGGCTATCCGTGCTCGTCCTATGAATTCCGCGAGTTGATGCTCCGGCTTGCCGATCGCTGGCATCTGGTCGCGCCGGATTTTCCGGGCTCGGGTTATACCGACACGCCCTCCGGCTTTGCCTATGATTTCGATGGGTTCACCGGCTTTCTCGACGACTTCACGCAAGCGCTGGGCCTCGACCGGTTCGCGCTCTACCTCCATGATTTCGGGTCGCAGATCGGTCTTCGTCTGGCGATCCGGCGCCCCGAGAAGATCGCCGCGCTGATCATCCAGAACGGCGATATCTACGAGGACGCGCTTGGCCCCAAATATGCCGGCCTGCAGGAGTTCTGGCGCAACCCGACCGAGGAGGGCCGCCGCAAGATCGCCGGCGCCGTCAACGAGGAGGGTTTCAGGGAGGAGTTTCTCAACGAAGTGCGGCCGGAGATCGCCGAACGCATCTCGCCCGACCTTTGGAAACTGCATTGGGCCCTGATGGACGAGCAGCGGCGGCAGATCGCGGTCGATGTCATCGCCGGGCTGCGCGAGAACGTCGCCTGGTTTCCGCGTTATCAGCAATATCTGCGCGATCGCCAGCCGCCGACCCTGATCGTCTGGGGTCCCCAGGACGGCTACATGCCGGAAAAATCCGCCCGCGCGTTCCTGCGCGACCTGCCGAGGGCAGAACTTCATCTTCTCGATGGTGGTCATTGGCTGCTGGAAACCAATCTCGACGAGGTCGCCCCGCTCATCCGCGACTTCCTTGGCCGGGTACATTCCGGTTGA
- a CDS encoding aldo/keto reductase, producing MEYRNLGQSGLRVPVLSFGAGTFGGSGPLFSHWGTTDVEEARRLVDICLEAGVNLFDTADVYSAGASEEVLGEAIKGRRGDVLISTKASLPTGDGPNDWGSSRSRLIASVEAALKRLGTDHIDIFQLHAFDASTPVEEVVSTLDGLVQDGKLRYIGVSNFSGWQIMKSLAAAEKHGMTRYVANQVYYSLVGRDYEWDLMPLGKDQGLGALVWSPLGWGRLTGKISRGKPLPEGSRLHETADFGPPVEDELLYRVVDALQVVADETGKTVPQVAINWLTGRSTVSSVIIGARNEEQLRQNLGAVGWSLTPEQIGRLDAASSVTAPYPHFPYRRQEGFARLNPPIAG from the coding sequence ATGGAATACCGCAATCTCGGACAATCCGGCCTCAGAGTGCCGGTCTTAAGCTTCGGAGCCGGCACGTTCGGCGGCTCCGGCCCGCTGTTCAGCCACTGGGGCACGACCGATGTCGAAGAGGCCCGCCGCCTTGTCGACATCTGCCTGGAGGCCGGCGTCAACCTGTTCGACACGGCCGACGTCTATTCGGCCGGCGCTTCGGAAGAAGTGCTGGGCGAGGCGATCAAGGGCCGGCGTGGCGACGTGCTGATCTCCACCAAGGCCAGCCTGCCCACCGGCGACGGGCCGAACGACTGGGGCTCCTCCCGCTCGCGGCTGATCGCGTCCGTGGAGGCCGCGCTGAAGCGGCTCGGCACCGACCATATCGATATCTTCCAGCTGCACGCCTTCGATGCCTCGACGCCGGTCGAGGAAGTCGTCTCGACGCTCGACGGTCTCGTGCAGGACGGCAAGCTGCGGTATATCGGCGTTTCCAACTTCTCCGGCTGGCAGATCATGAAGTCGCTGGCCGCCGCCGAAAAACATGGGATGACCCGCTATGTGGCGAACCAGGTCTATTATTCGCTGGTCGGCCGCGATTACGAATGGGACCTGATGCCCTTGGGCAAGGACCAGGGCCTCGGCGCGCTGGTCTGGAGCCCGCTCGGCTGGGGACGCCTCACCGGCAAGATCAGCCGCGGCAAGCCGCTTCCGGAAGGCAGCCGCCTGCATGAGACGGCGGATTTCGGCCCGCCTGTCGAAGACGAGCTGCTCTACCGTGTGGTCGATGCGCTGCAGGTGGTGGCGGACGAGACGGGCAAGACGGTGCCGCAGGTGGCGATCAACTGGCTCACCGGCCGGTCGACAGTCTCCTCCGTCATCATCGGCGCCCGCAACGAGGAGCAGCTTCGCCAGAATCTCGGGGCCGTCGGCTGGTCGTTGACACCGGAGCAGATCGGCAGGCTCGACGCGGCAAGCTCAGTCACCGCGCCCTATCCGCATTTCCCCTATCGGCGCCAGGAAGGCTTTGCCCGCCTCAACCCGCCCATCGCCGGCTGA
- a CDS encoding superoxide dismutase yields MAFELPELPYDYEALSPFMSKETLEFHHDKHHKAYVDNGNKLAAEAGMADLSVEEVVKKSFGTNQGLFNNAAQHYNHVHFWKWMKKGGGGTKLPGKLEAAVASDLGGYDKFKADLIAAGTTQFGSGWAWLSVKDGKLVISKTPNGENPLVHGAEPILGVDVWEHSYYIDYRNARPKYLEAFVDSLINWDYVLERYEAATK; encoded by the coding sequence ATGGCTTTCGAACTTCCCGAACTCCCCTACGACTACGAAGCCCTTTCGCCCTTCATGTCGAAAGAGACGCTCGAATTCCACCACGACAAGCACCACAAGGCTTATGTCGACAACGGCAACAAGCTCGCTGCCGAAGCCGGAATGGCCGATCTGTCGGTCGAGGAAGTCGTCAAGAAATCCTTCGGCACCAACCAGGGCCTCTTCAACAACGCTGCCCAGCATTACAACCATGTCCATTTCTGGAAGTGGATGAAGAAGGGCGGCGGCGGCACCAAGCTGCCGGGCAAGCTCGAGGCGGCAGTCGCCTCCGATCTCGGCGGCTACGACAAGTTCAAGGCTGACCTGATCGCCGCCGGCACCACCCAGTTCGGCTCCGGCTGGGCCTGGCTTTCCGTAAAAGACGGTAAGCTCGTCATCTCCAAGACCCCGAACGGCGAGAACCCGCTGGTTCACGGCGCAGAGCCGATCCTCGGCGTCGACGTCTGGGAACATTCCTATTACATCGACTACCGCAACGCCCGCCCGAAATACCTCGAAGCCTTCGTCGATAGCCTGATCAACTGGGACTACGTCCTCGAACGCTACGAAGCCGCCACGAAGTAA
- a CDS encoding aldo/keto reductase yields MFTVSANGANIPALGFGTFRMPDEDVARVLPEALKLGFRHVDTAQIYKNEAAVGDVLSKSGIPRADIFLTTKVWVDRVGHSAFIASVDESLAKLKTDYVDLLLLHWPQSEMPLADRMGALNALKKAGKVKNIGVSNFSVALIAEAVKLSDAPLATNQVEYHPYLDQTKVLAEVAEHGMSLTAYYLMANGAVPGDAVLKDIGAKHGKTAAQVTLRWAIQQKDVVALSKTATVSRLPENFDVFDFVLSEDEMQAIHALARPTGRIVNPGHLAPEWDL; encoded by the coding sequence ATGTTCACAGTCAGCGCCAATGGCGCCAACATTCCCGCCCTCGGCTTCGGCACCTTCCGCATGCCTGACGAAGACGTCGCCCGCGTGCTGCCGGAGGCGTTGAAGCTCGGCTTCCGCCATGTCGATACCGCCCAGATCTACAAGAACGAGGCGGCCGTCGGCGACGTGCTTTCCAAGTCCGGCATCCCGCGCGCCGACATCTTTCTCACCACCAAGGTCTGGGTCGACCGCGTCGGCCATTCCGCCTTCATCGCCTCGGTCGACGAGAGCCTGGCCAAGCTGAAGACCGACTATGTCGACCTGCTCCTCCTCCACTGGCCGCAGAGCGAAATGCCGCTCGCCGACCGCATGGGTGCGTTGAACGCGCTCAAAAAGGCCGGCAAGGTGAAGAATATCGGCGTCTCCAATTTTTCCGTAGCGCTGATCGCCGAAGCGGTGAAGCTTTCGGATGCACCGCTTGCCACCAACCAGGTGGAATACCATCCCTATCTCGACCAGACGAAGGTTCTGGCCGAAGTCGCCGAGCACGGCATGTCGCTGACCGCCTATTACCTGATGGCGAACGGCGCGGTACCGGGCGACGCGGTGCTGAAGGATATCGGCGCAAAGCACGGCAAGACGGCCGCGCAGGTGACGCTGCGCTGGGCGATCCAGCAGAAGGACGTCGTCGCGCTTTCCAAGACCGCGACCGTTTCCCGCCTGCCGGAAAACTTCGACGTGTTCGATTTCGTCCTGTCGGAAGACGAAATGCAGGCGATCCACGCGCTCGCCAGACCGACCGGCCGCATCGTCAACCCGGGGCACCTGGCCCCGGAATGGGATCTCTGA
- a CDS encoding MFS transporter — translation MPLALYALTAGAFGIGVTEFVIMGLLIDVSKDLGVSISAAGLLISGYAIGVVVGAPILGMLTGKWSRKTLLMSLMVVFTVGNLACALAPDYWTLMAARVLTAFAHASFFGVGSVVATSLVAPNKKASAIAIMFTGLTVANILGVPFGTWLGQAYGWRSTFFAVTLIGLVALAVIALFVPKDKAVDNQEEGSQGALAVLGRRSVLLGLLITVLSWVGVFAGFTYIAPILTQITGFSEAAVSPILLVFGGGLVVGNLAGGWLADRHLVPTIVASLVALSVVLLALTAAIHQPVLAVIAIGLFGAAAFATVSPLQIWVLQKAEGAGQGLASSFNIAAFNLGNAIGAWLGGVVIDHGPGLGSVTLIAGLVPLAALAVALFAIRLDKRETAISGAPALSCPAE, via the coding sequence ATGCCTCTCGCCCTCTACGCGCTGACGGCCGGTGCCTTCGGCATCGGGGTCACCGAATTCGTCATCATGGGCCTACTGATCGACGTCAGCAAAGATCTCGGAGTATCTATCTCGGCCGCCGGCCTGTTGATCTCCGGTTACGCGATCGGCGTCGTCGTCGGTGCGCCCATCCTCGGCATGCTGACCGGCAAATGGTCGCGCAAGACCCTGCTGATGAGCCTGATGGTGGTGTTCACCGTCGGCAATCTCGCCTGTGCGCTGGCGCCCGACTATTGGACGCTGATGGCCGCCCGGGTGCTGACCGCTTTCGCGCATGCCTCGTTCTTCGGCGTCGGCTCGGTGGTCGCCACCAGCCTGGTTGCCCCGAACAAAAAGGCTTCGGCCATCGCCATCATGTTCACCGGCCTCACCGTCGCCAATATTCTCGGCGTGCCCTTCGGCACCTGGCTCGGCCAGGCCTATGGCTGGCGCTCGACCTTCTTTGCCGTCACCCTGATCGGTCTCGTGGCGCTCGCCGTGATCGCGCTGTTCGTCCCGAAAGACAAGGCCGTCGACAATCAGGAGGAAGGCTCGCAGGGCGCGCTTGCCGTGCTCGGCCGCCGTTCGGTTCTGCTCGGGCTTTTGATCACCGTGCTGAGCTGGGTCGGCGTGTTTGCGGGCTTCACCTATATCGCCCCGATCCTCACCCAGATCACCGGCTTTTCGGAAGCCGCCGTCTCGCCAATCCTGCTTGTCTTCGGCGGTGGCCTGGTGGTCGGCAATTTGGCCGGCGGCTGGCTTGCCGACCGTCATCTGGTGCCGACCATCGTCGCCAGCCTCGTCGCGCTCTCGGTCGTGCTGCTGGCGCTGACCGCCGCGATCCACCAGCCGGTGCTTGCCGTCATCGCCATCGGCCTGTTCGGCGCCGCAGCGTTCGCAACCGTCTCGCCGCTGCAGATCTGGGTGCTGCAGAAGGCCGAGGGTGCCGGCCAGGGGCTTGCCTCGTCGTTCAACATCGCCGCCTTCAACCTCGGCAATGCCATCGGCGCGTGGCTCGGCGGCGTGGTCATCGACCATGGCCCGGGTCTCGGCTCGGTCACCCTGATCGCCGGCCTGGTACCGCTCGCGGCGCTTGCCGTCGCTCTCTTCGCCATCCGGCTGGACAAGCGCGAGACCGCCATCAGCGGCGCACCCGCCCTCTCCTGCCCGGCCGAATAA
- a CDS encoding ribbon-helix-helix domain-containing protein, with protein MRPNRSITISLPEDMAELVQKKVASGEFADESEVVAEGLRYLADHDAGIESWLRDEVVPTVTAHDPSKAIPINEVRRRINAHMDARDRDTRLPE; from the coding sequence ATGCGCCCGAACCGATCGATTACCATCTCCCTCCCGGAAGACATGGCCGAACTCGTCCAGAAGAAAGTCGCGTCCGGCGAATTTGCTGACGAGAGCGAGGTTGTCGCCGAAGGATTGCGGTATCTGGCGGATCATGATGCGGGCATAGAGAGCTGGCTGCGGGACGAGGTCGTGCCGACCGTCACGGCGCATGATCCTTCCAAGGCAATTCCGATCAACGAAGTCCGACGGCGCATCAATGCGCATATGGATGCGCGCGACAGAGACACCCGTCTTCCCGAATGA
- the tam gene encoding trans-aconitate 2-methyltransferase — protein MAWSAEQYVKFEDERTRPARDLLAQVPLASVARAYDLGCGPGNSTELIAARFGAANVTGLDSDDNMLTAARKRLSGTQFLKADLNSWVPEEPADLLYANAVFQWVPDHIAVLARLMNHLAPGGVLAVQMPDNLSEPSHTLMEETGAAGPWKAAFEGGRVRRPVLPPPAAYFDRLMPKAARVDVWHTVYYHPLGDAPAIVEWVKATGLRPYLDAAGPAHAEAFAADYTARIAKAYPPMADGRVLLRFPRFFIIAVKA, from the coding sequence ATGGCATGGTCGGCAGAGCAATATGTGAAATTCGAGGACGAGCGGACGCGGCCCGCTCGCGATCTTCTGGCGCAGGTGCCGCTTGCCTCGGTGGCTCGCGCCTATGACCTCGGCTGCGGCCCGGGCAATTCGACGGAGCTGATCGCGGCACGTTTCGGGGCCGCCAATGTCACCGGCCTCGACAGCGACGACAACATGCTGACGGCGGCGCGCAAGCGCCTGTCCGGCACGCAATTCCTGAAGGCGGATCTCAACAGCTGGGTCCCGGAAGAACCGGCCGACCTGCTTTACGCCAACGCGGTGTTCCAATGGGTGCCGGACCATATTGCCGTGCTCGCGCGGCTGATGAACCACCTGGCGCCCGGCGGCGTGCTTGCCGTGCAGATGCCGGATAACCTCTCCGAGCCGAGCCACACGCTGATGGAGGAGACCGGTGCCGCCGGCCCTTGGAAGGCAGCCTTCGAAGGCGGCAGGGTGCGCCGCCCGGTCCTGCCGCCGCCGGCCGCCTATTTCGACCGGCTGATGCCGAAAGCCGCCCGCGTCGACGTCTGGCACACGGTCTATTACCACCCGCTCGGCGATGCGCCGGCGATCGTCGAGTGGGTCAAGGCGACCGGGCTTCGGCCTTATCTCGACGCCGCCGGCCCTGCACATGCCGAAGCCTTTGCGGCCGACTATACCGCCCGCATCGCCAAGGCCTACCCGCCGATGGCCGACGGGCGGGTGCTGTTGCGCTTCCCGCGGTTCTTCATCATCGCAGTGAAAGCCTGA
- a CDS encoding branched-chain amino acid aminotransferase has translation MPVNTAPRTTTWTFVDGEWLEGNPKLIGPTSHAMWLGSTVFDGARWFDGIAPDIDLHCQRVNRSAKNMGMQPVMQPEEIEALAWEGVKKFDGKTAIYIKPMYWSEHGMPYSVVTADPESTRFALCLFEAPMQTAKPSSLTVSPYRRPNPEVAMTGAKTGSLYPNSGRMIMEARNRGFDNALARDMNGNVAETASSNIFMVKDGVIMTPVANGTFLAGITRSRVINLLRRGGFDVRETTLTVEDFMDADEIFTSGNYSKIVPVNRFEERQLQEGPVARKALELYMDWARSPGDEA, from the coding sequence ATGCCCGTCAATACAGCCCCGCGTACCACCACTTGGACCTTCGTGGACGGCGAATGGCTGGAGGGCAATCCGAAGCTGATCGGACCGACCTCGCATGCAATGTGGCTCGGCTCCACCGTGTTCGACGGCGCCCGCTGGTTCGACGGCATCGCGCCGGACATCGACCTGCATTGCCAGCGCGTCAACCGCTCGGCGAAGAACATGGGCATGCAGCCGGTGATGCAGCCCGAGGAGATCGAGGCGCTCGCCTGGGAAGGCGTCAAGAAGTTCGACGGCAAGACGGCGATCTACATCAAGCCGATGTACTGGTCGGAACACGGCATGCCCTACAGCGTCGTCACCGCCGACCCGGAATCGACCCGTTTCGCGCTCTGCCTGTTCGAAGCGCCGATGCAGACCGCCAAACCCTCGTCGCTCACCGTCTCGCCCTATCGCCGCCCGAACCCGGAAGTGGCGATGACCGGCGCCAAGACCGGCAGCCTTTATCCCAATAGCGGCCGCATGATCATGGAAGCGCGCAACCGCGGCTTCGACAATGCCCTGGCACGCGACATGAACGGCAATGTCGCCGAAACCGCCTCTTCGAACATCTTCATGGTCAAGGACGGGGTGATCATGACGCCGGTCGCCAACGGCACCTTCCTTGCCGGCATCACCCGCTCGCGCGTCATCAACCTCCTGCGCCGCGGTGGTTTCGACGTGCGCGAGACGACCCTGACGGTCGAGGATTTCATGGACGCCGACGAGATCTTCACCTCCGGAAACTATTCCAAGATCGTCCCGGTCAACCGCTTCGAGGAACGCCAGCTCCAGGAAGGCCCGGTCGCCCGCAAGGCGCTCGAACTCTACATGGACTGGGCCCGCTCCCCCGGCGACGAGGCCTGA